Sequence from the Panthera tigris isolate Pti1 chromosome D3, P.tigris_Pti1_mat1.1, whole genome shotgun sequence genome:
TATCAGCACCTGCCCTGGGACTCCCCGATGTCTCCAAACCCTTCCACCTATATGTAGATGAAAACCGAGGCATAGCTAAGGCGGTGCTAACCCAGCATTTAGGCCCTTGGCGCAGGCCAGTAGCCTATCTGTCTAAAAAGCTAGATCCAGTGGCCGCCGGATGGCCACCCTGTCTCCGGATGATTGCAGCCACTGCCCTAATGGTAAAGAATGCTGATAAGCTGACCATGGGCCAAGAGCTACAAGTCACCACCCCGCATGCCATCGAGGGCATCCTCAAGCAGCCGCCTGACCGATGGTTGAGCAATGCCCGACTCACTCATTACCAGGGACTGCTGCTGAACCCCCTCAGGGTCATCTTCACCCCCTCGACGGCCCTGAACCCAGCATCACTGCTGCCAGACCCAGACATGGGAACCCCACTTCATGACTGCACCGACATACTGGCTCAAGTTTACGGGGTCCGGGAGGACTTGCAGGACCAACCATTATCGGATGCAGACGCCATCTGGTTTACCGACGGAAGCAGCTTCGTTCACCAAGGACAAAGGTATGTGGGGGCGGCCGTAACTTCAGAAACCGAGGTGGTTTGGGCAGAAGCCCTACCCCCCGGAACCTCGGCCCAGAAGGCTGAACTAATAGCCTTAACCCAGGCCCTAAAATTAGGAAGAGACCGCAAGCTAACCGTGTACACTGATAGCCGATATGCCTTCGCCACTGCTCATGTACATTAGGGCGATATACAGAGAACGGGGGCTGCTCACAGCTGAAGGGAAAGacgtcaaaaataaagaagagattctAGCCCTGCTAGCAGCCTTATGGGAACCCAAAAAGCTAGCGATTGTGCATTGCCCAGGACACCAGAAGGCAACCGACCCAGTTTCTCGGGGCAACAATTTGGCCGATTGGACTGCAAAAAACATAGCTCGGCCCCCAGCGCAATTACTGACCCTACAGCTGCCAGACCCCGGACCCCGGGAAttgccccccagccctgagtaTTCAGAAAGCGATATTCAATGGATGAGTAAACTTCCTATGACCCGAGTCAAAGATGGCTGGTGGAGAGACCCCAAAAGCAGCATTATACTCCCAGATAAACTAGGGTGGTAGGTTCTAGAGCGGATCCATCACAGCACCCACTTAGGTTCCCGGCGAATGTTGGACTTACTGAGACAGACTggactaaaaatcagaaatgtctccGATAAGGTCAATCAAGTAGTCACTAAATGTACAGTGTGCCAACTCAACAATGCGAATAGCAATCCTCAGGCAACAGGGGTAAGACAAAGAGGGAGCAGACCGGGGACCTACTGGGAAGTAGATTTCACTGaggtaaaaccaggaaaatatggaTAGAAGTATTTGCTAGTTTTTGTAGATACATTTTCAGGATGGACTGAAGCCTTTCCAACCAAGAATGAAACGGCGCAGATTGTAGCCAAAAAGATCCTGGAAGAAATCctgcccaggtatggttttccagtaAGGATAGGGTCAGACAATGGACCTGCATTCGTCTCTAAGGTAAGTCAGGAACTGGCTGCCATACTTGGGGctgattggaaattacattgtgcataccgaccccaaagctcaggacaggcagagagaatgaacagaGCATTAAAGGAGACCCTAACCAAAttgaccatggagactggcgctGATTGGGTGGTCCTTCTCCCCTACGCTCTGTTCAGGGTGCGTAATTCCCCATACAAACTGGGACTCACACCCTATGAAATAATGCATGGTAGACCACCCCCTATCATCCCTAATCTAAAAGATAACCTTGTCAAAGCTGAGAACGATAATAGTCTTGAATTCTTGGTCTCCCTACAAGCCTTGCAGAGGGTCCATGAAGATGTATGGCCCAAATTAAGGGAACTCTATGAGACTGGATCCCCGCCTATTCCACATCAATTCCAGCCAGGGGATTGGGTCCTCGTCAAATGTCATCGGCAGGAAAATCTGGAACCCAGGTGGAAAGGACCCTTCCAGGTCATCCTGACAACACCTATGGCCATCAAAGTAGACGGAATCGCCACCTGGATTCATTGCACCCACGCCAAGCCTGTAGACCCATTCTCAGACCTCATCGGACCTCCAGCGAAAGGAACAACCTGGACAATCGACCGGAGTAAGGACGATCCCCTAAAAATCACCCTGTGCCGCAAACCACCCAAGCCATAGCCATGATAATCATTCTGTTCTTTGTAACCTCTTTTATTTTACAAACCCCCTTTGTGAGCAGAGGCCTCGAACCTCCAGCTAAGGAGGCAATACTACATAACTTATATGGAAAACCATGTGAATGTAGAGGGGGAAAGTCTGAATCCCCAGTAGTACCCGAGCGGTACACCTACACACAGGATTGTGGAGAAACAACCGCCTATTTAGTTCAGAATTATGGAGCAATGGGGGCTCTCAATCATGGAAATGTGTTCCTAAACCTAAAACTCTCCCCCCTAGCTCTAGATGCCCCTGTAGCACTTACCAAGACTCCATGCACAGTACTTGCTATACTGCTGTCCAGCAGTGTATAGGACAGGATAACGAAACCTACTTCACCGCAGTATTGCAGCGTGCCAGGACTGCCGCGGTAAcgggagaaaataaatatatgcaggCAGGGTGCCGGGGCACAGTAGGAACTCATGTGTGCTGGAATACCAAAGCCCCGGTACACGTTTCAGACGGGGGTGGGCCCCAAGATACGGTCCGACAAATTGAAACCcggaagaaacttgaaaaaaatatttcaggggaTGTATCCCCAACTTAATTACCACCCACTAATTCTGCCTGAAAATAGCCATTCCGACCTGGACCCTCAGACTATGAATATAACTAAGGCTACCTTTGCGCTCCTAAATGCCTCCAACCCCGCTCTAGCCCAGGACTGCTGGCTATGTCTCCCTCAGGGGCAGTCCAGACCTGTAGCAATCCCTACCACCCTAAGCCTCGATAGCACTGATGACTGTCATCCCTTTAACCCCGTCGACCCCTTCCCCGTGCAATCTCCCATTGTATTCAATATCTCATGTCTTGTTAAAAATCACACAGACGCTAACGACAGTATTGATTTAGGGGAGGTCTCTTTCGCTAACTGTACCAACTATACAGTAATCAACTCCTCACTACGTAGCTCCAACACCACTGTATTTATATGTGGGGGCAATCTCGCTCACACTTACTTACCCCCAAATTGGACAGGAATCTGCGTCCCAGCAACCCTCCTTCCGGATGTAGACCTGGTTCCAGGGGATTCCCCGATGCCTATACCTAGCTTAGACTATCTACCATGGAGAGCCAAGAGAGCAGTGGCAGTCATCCCCCTATTAGTAGGGTTAGGAATAACGGGAGCTGTAACAGCTGGATCGGCGGGCTTAGGTGTATCTGTCCACACATACCATCAACTTCCGCGACAGCTAATAGAAGATGTACAGGCCCTGTCCGGAACCGTCCGAGACTGACAGGATCAGCTTGATTCCCTAGCCAAGGTAGTATTACAGAATAGAAGGGGACTAGACCTGTTAACTGCAGAGCAAGGTGGGATATGTTTAGCCCTCcaagaaaaatgttgcttttatgCTAACAAGTCAAGAATAGtaagaacaaaaatcaaacaactcCAAGAAGATTTAGCCCGCCGTCGGAAAGAATTAGCTGACAACCCTTTATGGTTCGGACTCAACGGCTTCCTCCCATACCTCCTCCCCCTCTTAAGGCCATTGCTAAGCTTGCTACTTCTCCTCACAATAGGGCCATGTATCATAAACAAAATGTTAGCTTTTATCAAAGAAAGAGTCAATACTATTCAACTGATGGTCCTCAGAACCCAATACCAACCTATCATTAATGAAACATTTGAGTCAAACACATAAGATCCAACATTGGCTCTTAAGGCACCAAAGAAAGGGGGGAATGAGAGACtaagaaaaattaccaggtgtacccACAACCGCAAAGAAAAGAcgaccccccaccccgccattcCCGGAACCAGCCAGTGCGTGCCCGGTCGTGGTTTCACCTAAAGGCGGGAATCAATCAAGTtttgctgagtgttcaaatttcaatatcaaccaataacagctctgtaaccgtGGAAGATCCCTAACTTCCCcataacttgtttgtgcctgtctataaaaagGCTGTAAAAACctcgctcggggcctcttagcatCACTGAcaacgagtgcgcggaggtccgggttcgaacctgcaataaacggcccttgccgcttggctttgactctggactctggtgatTTGTTCTTGGGGGTCACCCGAATTTGGGCATATCGTGGGCTGGGTAACACCTGGGGGTGTTGTGAGGAGGACGTGAGCTAGTGCTTTTGAAACCGAGGCGTTTGCTTCATAATAATGGCAACTCTCCTTACTCTCCTAACACAAGCTGACTGGCTCCTGGTGTCCCACTGTCTCCAGAAAGCTCCACAGCTGGAGATGGTGTGGCCCTTGatctctgacccctcccccatgcgGTCTCTAGTTAGGGATTACTTTGATGAGCCATTTGGGTCCCAGGTGCCACTGATCTGCACCACTCCCCCATCTGGGCTGAAGTTTGGCTTCCTCGGGGTCGGCCCTGCCCACTCACTGTAAGGCTAAACTGAGGTTTTAGGGGAGCCGGTAGGGCTTGACCTGGAGATTTTGAGAGCATCTTGGCGCTCGGTCAAGAGAGGCTTTAAGTCAGGCGGCTGTGctggtgaccttgggcgagtctCCTGTGTGAAATGATAATAAAGCCTGCTGGAAACGGGAATGGGGGGAATTCAGTGTGACTAAGGGGGCTTGGCCTCACGTTCTGACTTCACACTAGCTGGCCTCCATTCCCTTTTGGCTGCAAGGAGTGGGAGCTGGGCCGGCTGTGAGCTCCTCCCCCACCGACCCACCCCTGAAGCACGTGGCACTGCCTCAGGGCCAAGGGGAAGACTGGCTTTCCGTAGGCAGGGAGCCAGCTCCGTTTTTTCCTCCGTGTGGTTGGAGTCCGAGCGGTGGCCTGCCCCCAGCTTCACAGGCTGTTCAATGGTCGGTCATGATTTAGGGTCACTCCCCCCAAACCCAGAGAtaagtgactcacccaaggtcacgaGGCCACCACTGGCAGCCAGTATGGGCTTCCAGGTGTCCTGACTTCAGCCTCTCGCCTGTGTCCatggcacccccaccccagctgtctGGGTTATTTCGGGCTCCCTCCCGTGCCAGCTGTCTGCTTGAAAGTAACCAGCATGGTGCTCTTGGCTCTTTCTGGGCCCCTTCCCTTGGCCCCATGAGGGTCTCCAGTGCCAGATAAGTTGGGTTTGGTCCATCTCGTCCTTTGGTGGGGAAAGGAGGTTCACTCCACTGTCCCTAGCACCAGAGCCCCGTCCCCCTATCCAGGGTGCGGGGAGAGGGGGAAGCACTTGGTAGAAGTTGAGGAGGCTCACGTTTTTATCCCATGGGCCTGTTCCGCTCTGGCCCCAAACACGAGGTTTAAACTCGGTTGTCATTGAATTGCTCATTGAACCCCTTTGAGAACCCCTTTGATCCTCGCGAGACTGGCTCGCTGCCTAAGGGTGTCCTGCATCCCTTTGGATAGAGTCCTTAGGGCTCCCGGATACAGGGGTCTTTATATCCCAAGGGCGTCGGATGATTAAATAATTGACTTAAACTTCGCCCCCCAGCCACAGCCTGAAGGGCTGAAGCCAGCTCCTCCAGTCCCGCCCTCGGAACAATTAGGGAGCAATTAGGTGCTAAACTGTGGTCTGGGTGTGATTCTCAGAAGGGTGAGGTGTCCCTGTGACCTGTAAGAGTCATACCCCCTCCCCACtaccatttcttctttacttctttctactttctttgtcccctccccccacccctgccacctcctgggggcagggagagacggagCAGCCCGTCTGTCCTCTGGCTGTAGTTCCTCCGGGCTTAGAGATTGGCCCCGCCCCCGGTCACCAAGCGAGCTCGGGGCGGGGCTGCTCCTGGGGCCAATCCGGTGGGGCCAGCCTGGAGAGGGCCACGCCAGCGGAAAGGCGGCCCAAGGCTGGGAGGTGGCTGGACCTGCCTCGCTACTGGACGCTAGGGTCCCTCCTCTTCCGGCCCGTCCGCCGGGGCCCCAGCCTGGAATACGACCTTTTGGACCCTCTGGGTGGAGACTGCCTCTGCCTGGACTGTGGAAAGAGGCACCCCgccatcttggaggctgcctGGATCCAGCGCGATCTCCAACTGGCCAGGGACCTCAGCAAGTCCCCGCCCCACTGGGAGCTGAGGGCTCCCCGTGTGAACCTGGAGGAGGAAGGTGGATGATGACTTTTTGAGATGTTTTTAATTCTGGCTTTGTGAGGGGAGCTTTTTGTGTTCCAGTGTGACCTCCCCACCAGCGCCACCAAGTGCTGCGACCTGGACAGAGTCCTGGGCTCCCAGGCCATTCCTGGCCACCTCCCATCTCTGGGACGTCAAAGAATAGCTCAGTCTTTTCTGCCTCATCTGGGGTGGATGACCCTTCGGGTGTGAGGTGAACTCTCAGGATGTGCAGAAGTGCCAGGGAAGTGGAGGCTGTAAGAATTGTCATTAACTTCCCCATCCTGACCTGTGCTGGCCCGACTTTGCCCTGACAAGACGAGTGGATCTGGCCCTTATTCTCTCCTGAGCTCAGCCGGCCTGCTCCCCTAGCTTCTGTTCTGTGCCCATCAGCTCTATGGCAAGAACCAACTTAAAGAATCTTTCTTGCTCTCCTAAACCTCTCCAGGAATTCCCGGTGAATAGAAGGTGAATGGCTTGGGCCCCTCAGAACATGTCACAGGTAAGGGAGCAGGGTTCCCCCATGCGAGTGCGCCTGCCCAGCTCCTCAGCTGGCCGGGTCTGGCCCAGCTGCCTCTGAGGAAGCTCTCGGCAGCTGGCCTGGCTCCTGGGTATTTTTAGGTACAGATCCAGCCCCTGCACCACCACTGGAGCTGGGTCCagctgaaacacgctccaggctgggtggggctggggtgctgCCAGCCCCTTGGccaggcagggggtgggcaggcGGTCTGGGGCCAGCGTCAGCTGTTGTGCCTTGCCGCAGGCTGGCCGGGGAAGTCTcgctcttcctctcctcctccccctgcccctcggTATTGTGGAAGCCATTTGATCTGCCTCAGTTGGGACTGTAGCCCTGTTTCCCAGGTGGAGAAAATAGAAACCGAGGTCTGAGGATTTTGAGGAAAGTCAGGAGGTGTGATTAACTCCCAGGTGACAGTCTGCTCAGAGTGGGATGACCCTCCTAAGCGCATTCTGCCCCtagcccctcctctccttcccttcctgtctctccccagGCTTCAGGGGCCCTGATTCAGGGTCAGGTCCAGGGCTGGCTGCAAAGGTAAGTGGTCTTCCCCTCACTCAAAGGCTTCTTCCAGCCTCCGTCTCCCCGAGTGATAGTAACCTGGTCCTTTCCTGCCAGCCTCAAGCTGCCACTGTGGAAAGATGACCCCCAGTCCTGCCTCACCAGCCAATCCCAGCTCCTCCCTGGTCACGAGAGAGCTTGAGGGCCTGGCTTTGGCTGGGCTCCTGTTCTGTTCGGGAGTCTCCTGTCTgacaccaccccctgccccccgccccgccccttgaGCCTGGCAGCAAGGCCCTCCATGATCTAACCCCGGTTACCTCGACAACCGTGTCTGGCCTCCCTCCTCACTCCCCAGGCACTGCAGAATCTGATGGGGTTTTCCAGCCACCGTTCATTTGTCCAGGGTACCCATCTTGCTCCCGTTGGTCTGCCCTCCCAACACTGCCAAGCTTAGGCTCAGCCTTCGCTGAGCCCTACAGGGGTCTGGTCTCTAAAGCGTTGACATCTCCCAGGCCCCTTAAAGAGACTGCTTCCCCTAAGACAGCTCCCTCCAGGCAGGAACACAATTGCCTCTCAATAAACTTGCGTggtaaaaaaggaatgaatgagttgCTGTaaatttgtgtgtggggggggggggggggggggggggggcggtgcttgACCTAGCAGGTGGCTCTCTGACCGGCTGCCTAAAGCTTGGGACTTTCACATAATAGCGTGGAACTAGGGGGGGCCTTACCTCCTTTTCCCAGCTGTAGGCTTTTTTGTAAGCTCTCACGAGCGGTCGCTGCTGCCCTCTGGTGGTCAGATCTGCCTTGCATCCGCTGAGAACGGACGGGGCACTTAACAAAATTGCCAGGTTGGCAATTTCCTCCCTGAAGTAAAATTTACTTGGTCTTTACTGAGAACTTGGAAATTCAGAATCTTcccggggatggggtgggggtggggcaagaagATCCTGAGTCCTGCCTAGCCCTCTCTGAGGAACCTACCAGAGATCCTACCCCAGCTGGTTggacccctctccctcacttaGCCATGCTTCAATGCCTGCTTGCCGCACACGGGCTCCAGGGGTCTCCTGCCTCTCCTGACCACTAGCCTGGCTTTTGCGAAGGACTGTTGCAGGGAGGGAAGGGTTGGGTGGTCTCAGCCAGCAGCCCCCGTGTTATCCTGCACATAGTGCTTAATAAATAGTTGTTTTAATCAAGGGGCGTGGGAGGATTGATGAGACTGCCTGGCTTGTGGCCTGAAGATATGTGGCTAATGGCTGGAGAGCGCTTAATCAAATCAAATTTAAGGGTGGGGTGGAAGTTATCAATGGGCCCAGCTTCTCACAACTAGATCTGTCCTAGCTTTCCCCATCCCTTCCTCGACGGTGTCTTCCTCGGTTCACGCCTCTGGCCCCTGCTAGAAAGAGGCTTCCGCCCGCGTGGTTTGAGGCCAACCCCCAAAGGAAATTGTTCCCGGAGTTCACCTGCCTTCCAAGCCGTCCGCCCCAAGATGACTGCCCGCCAGAGGGCGCCAGACGCCCACCTTGCGCTCTTAGGGAAGTGGGAGGGGTAGGTGAGGGGAAccgctcttccccacccccaacctgcaCCCACACTGGCGCCCGTAGGGCTGGGCTAGGTGGGCAGGCACGCCCCCTGTGCTAGCATCTTTCCTGGCTCGACCAACCTACctagtggggaaactgaggtcggAAGCCGacttgccccaggccacacagctggggcGGGGCAAAGCGAGGGGGCTTTTCCCAGAGCTGGAGACCCAGTCTCCTGAACTCTGGTGCTGGGGCAACGGTCCGCCAATCAAAGAGTCTCTGTCAGATGGGGGAGGCCGAGTCGACCAATCAGAGGGGCCCTGCCAGAAGGCGGAGCCTGCCAATCAGGGGTGCCCAGCGAGGTACCGCGGAAACCATCGAATCTTGCCGGTGGGGGGCGCGCCGTGACGTGCAGGGGAGCGAGTGGGAGCCGCGCTTCAGGCTGAGCTCCTGTTTCTcggctgcctcagtttctctgggaATGACAGGTGAACGCACCGGGCTAGGACCCTAACGAGAAGGAAGACAGGTTGGGAGGTGGGCCCGGGTGGCTGCCTGGCGGAGGCGATGCCTGCACAAAGTGGGAGGGGCTTCTCTAGCTCCGCCCCTGgatcccgcccccgcccccgatCTCTCAGCCCCAGCGGTCTGTCCCGCGCGCTGTTGCCAGTGCCGCCGGCTCCCGGCTATGGACGCCCCCGGGGCCCCGGGCCCGGACCCGGGCAGGAAGGAGCTGAAGATTGTGATCGTGGGTGACGGCGGCTGCGGCAAGACATCATTGCTCATGGTGTACAGCCAGGGCTCCTTCCCTGAGGTGAGGCccgccgggggggtggggggtgggtgagggttAGGCTACGGGGGAAATGGGCTTGGGACCATCGGGGGCGACGGACGGCCTTCAGCCTGGACCCCGGCTCCCCGGCGTCCAGCGCGCGGAGAGGCAGCCGCCACCCCGGGGCTCTTCCTCGGGAATTCCAGAGCCCATCAGAGTGAGGGGAGGTGAGCTGGATGGGGAGAAGGCGGGCGGTGCAGCCGTACCCGGGCCTCCGTCGCACCCCTTAAGAACCAGCCCGACCCCTTCTCCGACAGCACTACGCCCCATCCGTGTTCGAGAAGTACACGGCCAGAGTGAATGTGGGCAGCAAGGAGGTGACCCTGAACCTATACGATACCGCTGGTGAGTGCGCCTGCGCGCCGAGGGTCCCGGGTGTCCAAAGGGTTTCCCCCGCCCGGGTATCCCCCTCCGggcattctccccacccccaccagcctctTTGGGCCCTGACATCCTGTCACTCCTGAAGGCTGCGGAGGGGCGCTGGCAGGGTGGCCCTGGAAGCTCAGAGGGCCTCAGTCGCCCCTTTGAAAGGAGGGTCTTTGAATGACATGAGCTCCTCCGCCACCTTCCTAGCGCTGATATGCTGGGAACCCACGGCTTCGTTCCTCTCCTGTGGTTCTAGAAAACCGTGGGCATCACTTCTGCACCCCATGGTTCCAGGATTTCATGTGTTGCATGCTGTGGTCTCTTTAAGACTCTGTGGGCTGCAGGTTTGAGTCCACTGATGCTGGGATTCTGTGGGCTGAATTTCTGGGTCGGGTCTATAATATTCCATGCTACAGATCAGAGCCTGTGACTCCGGGATTCTGTGGTTGACAGTCCTGAGGCTCCAGGGTCCTGTGGATATTGATTCTGAGTTCCACACTTCTGGGATTCCATAGGCTACAATACACGGCTCTGGAATTCTGTGGTCTACAGTTCTGAGCCTGTGGTTCTAGGATTTTGTGGCTACagttttctgtgtcttcctggtTCCCTACGAATAAACCAAGCACTGAGGAAGGAACAGAGCTATAGGGAACGTAAGTCCAAAATAAGGTTCTCTCTGCCACCTGCAGCTCCTAAAGCAAGTGGATTTATGCGAATCGAGTCAGATATTAGAGTCCCTGTTGTTGGGAgctgcagggagggggtggggggtctgcCCCCAAGGAGCTTGCATCCTGCCCTCAGTCCCCCTCTGGGCTCAGCCAACACTGGGGGACAAAGGTCAGGATCCCCGGATAGAACCTCACCCAACCTCTGTGACTCAGTGTTTAGTGATCTGCGTGGAACCATGTCATCAGGTGCCCTTTTCCCTGCCAGCCAAGCCTTGTATGTGTAAGGGGAAGTCTCCCCTGGCCCGGGACAGGACGGAGCCCAAACCCAGACATGCCCCACCCCAAGCCTGTCAGTGGATCTCTCATGCCACCCTGGAGAGAATCAGAAAAGGGACTGTCTGGCCCCCAGACCCCTCCTCCGTTCCTGACTTCATCAGCCTTTACTGTATGGTGGCTCCCGCCCGTAGCGGCTTCTAAGGAGCCCCATCTTGTTGGATGAGGACCCCGAAGGGCTacccccagggcagggctgtgctTCCAGCCCTGTGAACTGAGAAAGCCAAAAGTTGTTGAGGAATTCCCAGGGACATAGCTCTAGGAGCAGTAAAAATCATGGTGTGGCTGGAACACTTTTAGTTTCACATGCTTCCTGttggggacccagggaggggcaggtcCATTAGCCCCACTTTGTGGGTGGGGTGCTGGTGCAGCAGGGAGAG
This genomic interval carries:
- the LOC102972161 gene encoding uncharacterized protein LOC102972161 — protein: FHSDNTLRDVRTRGQNLSLDIRRGKLITLCRSEWPTFGVGWPTEGTFCLPIIAKALPAPAAPLVAPLGEPGRREAAAAPEPGGREAIAAPGPIENETDRKGPAGRTRGRTQALQRVHEDVWPKLRELYETGSPPIPHQFQPGDWVLVKCHRQENLEPRWKGPFQVILTTPMAIKVDGIATWIHCTHAKPVDPFSDLIGPPAKGTTWTIDRSKDDPLKITLCRKPPKP